The Mastomys coucha isolate ucsf_1 unplaced genomic scaffold, UCSF_Mcou_1 pScaffold3, whole genome shotgun sequence DNA window NNNNNNNNNNNNNNNNNNNNNNNNNNNNNNNNNNNNNNNNNNNNNNNNNNNNNNNNNNNNNNNNNNNNNNNNNNNNNNNNNNNNNNNNNNNNNNNNNNNNNNNNNNNNNNNNNNNNNNNNNNNNNNNNNNNNNNNNNNNNNNNNNNNNNNNNNNNNNNNNNNNNNNNNNNNNNNNNNNNNNNNNNNNNNNNNNNNNNNNNNNNNNNNNNNNNNNNNNNNNNNNNNNNNNNNNNNNNNNNNNNNNNNNNNNNNNNNNNNNNNNNNNNNNNNNNNNNNNNNNNNNNNNNNNNNNNNNNNNNNNNNNNNNNNNNNNNNNNNNNNNNNNNNNNNNNNNNNNNNNNNNNNNNNNNNNNNNNNNNNNNNNNNNNNNNNNNNNNNNNNNNNNNNNNNNNNNNNNNNNNNNNNNNNNNNNNNNNNNNNNNNNNNNNNNNNNNNNNNNNNNNNNNNNNNNNNNNNNNNNNNNNNNNNNNNNNNNNNNNNNNNNNNNNNNNNNNNNNNNNNNNNNNNNNNNNNNNNNNNNNNNNNNNNNNNNNNNNNNNNNNNNNNNNNNNNNNNNNNNNNNNNNNNNNNNNNNNNNNNNNNNNNNNNNNNNNNNNNNNNNNNNNNNNNNNNNNNNNNNNNNNNNNNNNNNNNNNNNNNNNNNNNNNNNNNNNNNNNNNNNNNNNNNNNNNNNNNNNNNNNNNNNNNNNNNNNNNNNNNNNNNNNNNNNNNNNNNNNNNNNNNNNNNNNNNNNNNNNNNNNNNNNNNNNNNNNNNNNNNNNNNNNNNNNNNNNNNNNNNNNNNNNNNNNNNNNNNNNNNNNNNNNNNNNNNNNNNNNNNNNNNNNNNNNNNNNNNNNNNNNNNNNNNNNNNNNNNNNNNNNNNNNNNNNNNNNNNNNNNNNNNNNNNNNNNNNNNNNNNNNNNNNNNNNNNNNNNNNNNNNNNNNNNNNNNNNNNNNNNNNNNNNNNNNNNNNNNNNNNNNNNNNNNNNNNNNNNNNNNNNNNNNNNNNNNNNNNNNNNNNNNNNNNNNNNNNNNNNNNNNNNNNNNNNNNNNNNNNNNNNNNNNNNNNNNNNNNNNNNNNNNNNNNNNNNNNNNNNNNNNNNNNNNNNNNNNNNNNNNNNNNNNNNNNNNNNNNNNNNNNNNNNNNNNNNNNNNNNNNNNNNNNNNNNNNNNNNNNNNNNNNNNNNNNNNNNNNNNNNNNNNNNNNNNNNNNNNNNNNNNNNNNNNNNNNNNNNNNNNNNNNNNNNNNNNNNNNNNNNNNNNNNNNNNNNNNNNNNNNNNNNNNNNNNNNNNNNNNNNNNNNNNNNNNNNNNNNNNNNNNNNNNNNNNNNNNNNNNNNNNNNNNNNNNNNNNNNNNNNNNNNNNNNNNNNNNNNNNNNNNNNNNNNNNNNNNNNNNNNNNNNNNNNNNNNNNNNNNNNNNNNNNNNNNNNNNNNNNNNNNNNNNNNNNNNNNNNNNNNNNNNNNNNNNNNNNNNNNNNNNNNNNNNNNNNNNNNNNNNNNNNNNNNNNNNNNNNNNNNNNNNNNNNNNNNNNNNNNNNNNNNNNNNNNNNNNNNNNNNNNNNNNNNNNNNNNNNNNNNNNNNNNNNNNNNNNNNNNNNNNNNNNNNNNNNNNNNNNNNNNNNNNNNNNNNNNNNNNNNNNNNNNNNNNNNNNNNNNNNNNNNNNNNNNNNNNNNNNNNNNNNNNNNNNNNNNNNNNNNNNNNNNNNNNNNNNNNNNNNNNNNNNNNNNNNNNNNNNNNNNNNNNNNNNNNNNNNNNNNNNNNNNNNNNNNNNNNNNNNNNNNNNNNNNNNNNaaaaaaaaaaaaaaaaaaaaaaaaaaaagaaggtatatACCATCCTGTCAGGAAAGGCATGGTGGAGTTCAGGGAGCTGGAGCATGTGATTGGGATGACTATTCTTCATGTATCAGGAGTAGAGTGTGGAGATGCTGGCTCTCACCTGCCTtcagcctcttcctcccaggtctTCGGTCTGGGATGGTGTCATCCACATCCAAGCAAATTCTCCTTTACTCAGTTAATCTCTGGAGGCGTCATAGACATTTCCAGAATTGCAAGTCCTAGGAGATTCtatgtggctgcctgcagccactcataTACAAATGGGTCACCTGAAATGGGAGTCAAGGGCCTGAAACTTAAGGGTACTGGGAATGTGGGAAGAGCTTGAAAAAAATTAGACCagcacatggtgtgctttcagtctgacATCATTCATTGaaatctctttgttacaaacaaacaggtagataggtaaagcaaaaccccctcccccaagttcatctggaacttggcccaatcagcagcttcatcttcagtctttgGAGGAGAGACTTCCTACATAACTGGAACTTGCAGAGAGGCagggcaattagcaggaggtgggcagagaggcatggttatctgtggcaaggcagggtctgatagaatcagcctTCAGCTGTAGGAGAGTCACAATTCTAGATCCAGTCAAGCTGACGATGAAGATTTGCCATCacaactacatagtaagttccagcccagcctggggtGCAGTGTGAGACCCtgccaaaaaggaaggaaaaaggtaaTACATGGCCTCTCTGCTTTACAGTCTAAGACAGCAAGGGTCTCAGAAGAGTTATGAGGATTCTGCAACAAGGTTTGAGGTCACTGATGTCAGTCGTCAGAGCAGTGCCCACAGAAGGAATAGAACCAAGTGGGAATATAGTATTTTTCCCTGAGAATGTAAGGACCTATGGACCTGTCATCAGCCTTGAGTtattttctctcccactgagtaTCGCCTCAGGTAAAAGACCTAGTAAGCAATTTACAGGATAAAAGTCTCTTGCTGGTTGCTATCTGAAAATTCCCTAGACTGATTTCCAACTTTTAGACACAAATAATGAAATCTAAACTCTTATTGTTTAAATACAACAAAATTTTATATGGGACATTAGAggcttacagattttttttatttttaatcttagaaaAATCCAAAACCCTAAGCTTGAGTCTTCATATCCAGGGACACAACACAAAAGCCAAACAACGCCAGATCCTAGGCAAGTTGAGGACTGAGGCTGTGCCCAGCTGCTGGGTTGTTTAGCAGAATGATCTGGGCAGTGggggtgcgcacctttaatcccagcacttgggaggtagaggcaggtggatttctgagttcgaggccagcctggtctacagtgtgagttccaggacagccagggctacacagagaaaccctgtcttgggggaaaaaaaatataGCGTGCCCTCCCAGAGGCCTGTTCCCTCTTcctggagaccctgcctcagattTGTGTCCACATCAacaggatccacatggtgaaagCCTGGTCCTCTATTTACAGGTGTTCCTTTCACAGTTAGTTTTAAAAAAGGTCCCGAAGTGGCTAAAACACAGGAATGGctaaactttaaaataacaaaagataGGCACATTTGTATCCAGGACTTGAAATTTCTCAGTAAGACccaaatctcaaagcccatccttaCCTGCATGCTTCCTCCTCATCACAAAGGCAGCCAGAGCTCCAATGAGCAAAATTCCAAGGAGAACCAGACCAGCAGTGATCCCCTTGATGGGGGTAGTAGGAGAGAGAGGCAGCtctggcagagagaggggagaggaggatagATGTGAGGGACATGCTCAAGGTCTGCAGAGGAGCTCTTGCTTTCCCAAGGACAGACTCTTCTGTGCCCCCACACACCCTCTTTACCCCATTTCAAGATGAGAGGTTCAGGCAGCCCCTCATGTTGGACATGGCATGTGTATCTATGCTCTTCTCCTGAAGGCACCACCACAGCTGCCCACTTCTGGAAGGTTCCATCTCCTGAAGGTCTGGTCTCCACAAGTTCCATGTCCTGGGTCAGGTACTCCTCATCCCTCTTCCAGGTCAAGAAGATGTCAGCAGGGTAGAAATCCAGGGCCCAGCACCTCAGGGTGACATCACCTTCAAGTGTAGGGTGATGGGTCACATTTGCTTTGGGGGGATCTGAGGAGAAGAGTCAGAGGAGAacaaccttcttttctttcctgtgaacTAGATGAGCATTAGTCATGTGATCACCCCCATAGTTGTGTTGAAAATTTAAACAGCAGCTCTTAAATAGCATGGACTTAGAATGAAGAAATATCTATTCCTGACCTATGAACATTGGCAGAAATAGGGGCTGAGATCAAAACAGAACTGACACTCACTCTTTTCAGAGTTGAGTGTCAACTTCATCAATGAAAAGATAGAGTTGCTATTGTGCTTTGAAAGTAAAATGTTCCCCAAGTCTCAAGTGTTTGATGCTTTGTATCTGGTGATCTGATAACTCTAGTGTAACATTTAGGATGTAGTAGCTGAAGTTGGGTATTGGGAGGTGGTGCCTTGTGAGTTATATAGATTGTTTCTAGttgtcctctgcttcctggtctgcccAGAGGTAAGCAAGGTTCCAGGATCTGGCCCTGAGCTGCTCCCACCCCTGTGTACTCCCCTCTGAATTATTAGCTAGTGGTTGGAGAACCACACTATGTTCTTCCTCCCTGAAGGTGCTTATTTTCAGATACTTTGTCACAGGGATGAGAGAAGCAAATAATGCAGTCCTTGAAAGGAGGTGGATCCTGTGGGATCTGGAAATCAGGGAGGCTTCCTCTGCTCTAGACCAAGGAGAACAGGGTGACTGGTAACTTTCTGGAGAGGCATGTGCAAGTATCTGTTCATCCCAGATAGGGCACCAACGGCAAATgttccaaactcaggttgttagttAGGCTTTATGGCAAGCACATAACATGGAGACCTCTTGCTGGCCCAATGAGTCCTTTGTATTGCCTTTGTTTCATAGAGGAATGAGCAGTGACAGCCCTCAACTTCTCTACTTCTACATCACTCAGACCCCTTCGGCTTCCATGTCCCACAGCCTCAAGAgccctgagaagatggctcagcaccagTTGCAAGTCTCAATTGCCCACAGCAAAGGCCACATGATTGCTGTCACTATCTGCTTAGGATCCTGCTCCACAAGTGTTATTTCAGAAGTTGCTGTTGGTGTTTAGATCTCACACCATGTGGAGGTATCCATACACCTTCAGATGGAGCAGTCCCACATTCGGGTCCTATCATCCAAGTCAAGGGCAATGCAACACTCATCTGCCATTCCGTACCACATGAGGAAAGCAGAGACACACCAGTATTTTCCTCCATGGATGGTTCAGCTTCAATTTCATGTCTTATTTCCCAGGAACATGAAACTGATCCTCCCAAGCCCATTTTAGTCCATTTGAGTTCCAGCTCAGGTGTAGAGCATTTTATTACTTTCTCTGGAGAGATATGGTGGATGTCTATTCACCCCAGCTAGGACTCCAACAACAGATCAAAGGAAGGATTCCATCCAAGCCCATCTTTACCATCCAACACTAGTTTGGCAATCCCATAAGTGTATTGAAGGTTACTTATAGACAGGAGCAAGGAGTTACTTAATACTCGAAAAACACCTACAACACTGAAAAGTCCACGTCAGCATGAATGACAACTCACAAAAGCTACCTTACTGGAGTGTGCCACCAGTGAATCCAtcagttaacacacacacacacacacacacacacacacacacacacacacacaccatcctggCTATCCAGAAGTTCTCTATGTAGGCaaagctggcctccaattcacccatctgcctgactctgtctcttcAAGGATGGTATTAAAGGCATCAGCCACTACACCCATACCATCAATGAACCGTCCTACACACACTAgtatctctgtagaccagatgtAGCTAGTAAGATTCCTTGTGATTGGAAGACACAGGAGGGTGTGAATGGCTAGAATCCCCAGTGAGTGTAATCACAGCTATTCTGTATTTGAAACAGTAACAGCCCTGTGCTGAGCCTGGGGGACAGTGTTTCACACTAGGAGGCTTAGGAATTGGTCCTGTGTTCTTTCCTTCCCATAAACTCTGTTCAAGGGCCAAAAGAAGCTACCCCTCATACCTGCACGCTGCAGCATCTCCTTCCCTTTATCCAGATATTTGAGAAGCCACTTCACACACCTGCCCTCCAAGAAAGACCTCCATGATGTAGCATAA harbors:
- the LOC116074450 gene encoding HLA class I histocompatibility antigen, A-11 alpha chain-like, yielding MVSVVLCILFPLLATTTASIQASAGSHSLQYFTTVLYDPGYRKSRFTIVCYVDDTEIVSFDSDLASQRVEPRVPFIAQDPEHLEELTLNSREILILGRIELWKLFGQRENGSHIVQCLSGCDIGSDHRLQRGYLYVADEGQDYISLTEDLHSWVAVDTKEAQIIRHKLEASVYATSWRSFLEGRCVKWLLKYLDKGKEMLQRADPPKANVTHHPTLEGDVTLRCWALDFYPADIFLTWKRDEEYLTQDMELVETRPSGDGTFQKWAAVVVPSGEEHRYTCHVQHEGLPEPLILKWELPLSPTTPIKGITAGLVLLGILLIGALAAFVMRRKHAGSHTAPQAGLELTM